In one window of bacterium DNA:
- a CDS encoding YtxH domain-containing protein — protein MKIVLSKAAKRLLRTALFVIAGATLGALYYYTVGCQNGGACLITSKWYVTAAYGGLVGLTASFI, from the coding sequence ATGAAGATAGTATTGAGCAAAGCTGCGAAGAGGTTGCTGCGCACGGCGCTGTTCGTGATTGCCGGCGCGACGCTTGGCGCGCTTTACTACTACACCGTCGGATGTCAGAACGGCGGAGCATGCCTTATCACAAGCAAGTGGTATGTCACGGCTGCTTACGGCGGGCTGGTAGGGCTTACCGCGTCGTTCATTTAG